The proteins below are encoded in one region of Pseudonocardia sp. DSM 110487:
- a CDS encoding SIS domain-containing protein, translated as MPTASPLLTHPDEVSGVLGAHVDRLAAALPVLRAAAPTLGSWGTDLAARLLAGSRLLAAGNGGSAAEAQHLTAELVGRFDGERCPLAAIALHADTSSVTAIGNDYGFEEIYARQVRAHARPGDVVLLLSTSGRSSNLLAAAEAAAGAGASRWAITGPGPNPLADACDRAVCLPGDTATVQECHLAAVHMLCRAVDAAVAATVDTAA; from the coding sequence ATGCCGACGGCCTCCCCGCTCCTGACCCACCCCGACGAGGTGTCGGGCGTCCTCGGCGCGCACGTCGACCGGCTGGCCGCCGCACTGCCGGTGCTGCGTGCCGCCGCCCCCACCCTCGGTTCGTGGGGCACCGACCTCGCGGCACGCCTGCTCGCCGGCAGCCGCCTGCTCGCCGCGGGCAACGGGGGCAGCGCCGCGGAGGCCCAGCACCTCACGGCAGAGCTGGTCGGCCGGTTCGACGGGGAACGCTGTCCCCTTGCCGCGATCGCGCTGCACGCCGACACCTCGAGCGTCACCGCCATCGGCAACGACTACGGCTTCGAGGAGATCTACGCGCGGCAGGTACGGGCGCACGCCCGCCCCGGCGACGTGGTCCTGTTGCTCTCGACGAGCGGCCGCAGTTCGAACCTGCTCGCCGCCGCCGAGGCTGCCGCGGGCGCCGGGGCGTCTCGGTGGGCGATCACCGGGCCGGGACCGAACCCCCTTGCAGACGCCTGCGACCGCGCGGTGTGCCTGCCCGGCGACACGGCCACCGTGCAGGAATGCCACCTTGCGGCCGTGCACATGCTGTGCCGTGCGGTCGACGCCGCCGTCGCGGCCACCGTCGACACGGCGGCCTGA
- a CDS encoding glycosyltransferase has product MRISMVSEHASPLAALGGADAGGQNVHVLELSSALADMGHQVTVWTRRDDAALPDTVPARPGVVVRHVHAGPARPVPKDELVPYLPAFTRALDDAWTADPPEIVHAHFWMSGMVSLAAAAGRFPVVQTFHALGSVKRRHQGADDTSPDGRVRAELAVARQADRVLATCTDEVFELARMGAPRRRMTVVPCGVDTAAFTPDGPIAPRGERPRLVSLGRLVRRKGVDEVIEAMRRVPAAELVIAGGEGPGGDGRADPDAARLRECARQAGVADRVHLTGPVARSDVPALLRSADAVACVPWYEPFGIVPLEAMACGRPVVASAVGGIQDTVVDQVTGLLVPPRRPDALAAALRDLLASPTMGAAYGIAGRDRVLARYDWERVATATAQVYGDVVAARGKRDRRAAVPETAGVNR; this is encoded by the coding sequence ATGCGGATCTCCATGGTCTCCGAGCACGCGAGCCCGCTCGCCGCCCTCGGCGGTGCCGACGCAGGCGGTCAGAACGTGCACGTGCTGGAGCTGAGCTCCGCGCTCGCCGACATGGGGCACCAGGTCACGGTGTGGACCCGCCGTGACGACGCGGCCCTCCCCGACACGGTCCCGGCACGACCGGGCGTCGTCGTGCGGCACGTCCACGCAGGGCCGGCGCGGCCGGTGCCCAAGGACGAGCTGGTGCCGTACCTGCCCGCGTTCACGCGGGCGCTGGACGACGCGTGGACCGCGGACCCGCCCGAGATCGTGCACGCCCACTTCTGGATGTCCGGCATGGTCTCGCTCGCGGCCGCTGCCGGCCGGTTCCCGGTGGTCCAGACCTTCCACGCGCTGGGCAGCGTGAAGCGCCGTCACCAGGGGGCCGACGACACGAGCCCCGACGGCCGCGTCCGCGCGGAGCTCGCCGTGGCGCGCCAGGCCGACCGCGTACTCGCCACCTGCACCGACGAGGTGTTCGAGCTCGCGCGGATGGGCGCGCCGCGCCGCCGGATGACGGTCGTCCCGTGCGGGGTCGACACCGCGGCGTTCACGCCCGACGGTCCGATCGCCCCGCGCGGCGAGCGACCGCGGCTGGTGTCGCTGGGCCGTCTCGTGCGCCGCAAGGGGGTGGACGAGGTGATCGAGGCGATGCGCCGGGTGCCGGCAGCCGAGCTCGTCATCGCGGGTGGCGAGGGGCCAGGCGGCGACGGCAGGGCCGATCCCGACGCCGCCCGGCTGCGCGAGTGCGCCCGGCAGGCGGGGGTGGCCGACCGCGTCCATCTCACCGGCCCGGTGGCCCGCTCCGACGTGCCCGCGCTGCTGCGCTCGGCCGACGCCGTGGCGTGCGTGCCGTGGTACGAGCCGTTCGGCATCGTCCCGCTCGAGGCGATGGCCTGTGGGCGACCGGTGGTGGCGAGCGCCGTCGGCGGGATCCAGGACACCGTCGTCGACCAGGTCACCGGCCTGCTCGTGCCACCACGGCGGCCCGACGCGCTCGCCGCGGCACTGCGGGACCTGCTCGCCTCGCCGACCATGGGCGCCGCGTACGGCATCGCCGGCCGCGACCGCGTCCTCGCCCGATACGACTGGGAACGGGTGGCCACCGCCACCGCGCAGGTGTACGGCGACGTCGTCGCCGCCCGCGGCAAGCGCGACCGCAGGGCCGCCGTCCCCGAGACCGCGGGAGTCAATCGATGA
- a CDS encoding glycosyltransferase, translating to MNIVLWHVHGSWTTAFVQGVHRYLIPTLPERGPWGGGRPAAWDWPASAVEVPPTELAGADVDVVVLQRPEELELARRWLHRTPGRDVPAVYVEHNTPREHAATSRHPAADRDDLLLVHVTHFNRLMWDAGSTRTAVVEHGVVDPGHRYTGELPAAAVAVNEPLRRGRVTGTDLLPRFARAVPLDVFGMGTAGLDSALGTAGVRPRGDLPQDRMHTEMARRRAYLHLSRWTSLGLSLVEAMQLGMPVVALATTEAVEAVPRGTGCCSTDPGRLERALRELVAEPELARTQGAAARAHALARYGLDRFLGDWDALLADVTERPAARVPVASATNGRS from the coding sequence TGCACCGCTACCTGATCCCGACGCTCCCCGAGCGCGGGCCGTGGGGCGGAGGGCGCCCCGCGGCGTGGGACTGGCCTGCCTCCGCCGTCGAGGTGCCGCCCACCGAACTTGCCGGCGCCGACGTCGACGTCGTTGTGCTGCAGCGACCGGAGGAGCTCGAGCTCGCGCGGCGGTGGCTGCACCGCACGCCCGGCCGGGACGTGCCCGCCGTCTACGTGGAGCACAACACCCCGCGCGAGCACGCGGCCACCAGTAGGCACCCCGCCGCCGACCGCGACGACCTCCTGCTGGTCCACGTCACCCATTTCAACCGGCTGATGTGGGACGCCGGCAGCACCCGGACCGCCGTCGTCGAGCACGGTGTCGTCGACCCCGGCCACCGCTACACGGGGGAGCTGCCGGCAGCCGCGGTGGCCGTGAACGAGCCGCTGCGCCGCGGCCGCGTCACCGGCACCGACCTGCTGCCCCGGTTCGCCCGTGCCGTGCCGCTCGACGTGTTCGGGATGGGCACGGCCGGGCTGGACAGTGCGCTGGGTACCGCCGGCGTGCGGCCCCGAGGCGACCTGCCGCAGGACCGCATGCACACCGAGATGGCGCGCAGGCGCGCCTACCTGCACCTGTCGCGCTGGACGTCGCTGGGGCTCTCGCTCGTCGAGGCCATGCAGCTCGGCATGCCGGTGGTGGCGCTCGCCACCACCGAGGCCGTCGAGGCCGTGCCGCGCGGCACCGGCTGCTGCTCCACCGACCCCGGCCGGCTCGAACGGGCGCTTCGCGAGCTCGTGGCCGAGCCGGAGCTCGCCCGCACCCAGGGTGCCGCGGCCCGCGCTCACGCGCTGGCCCGGTACGGCCTCGACCGATTCCTCGGTGACTGGGACGCACTGCTGGCGGACGTGACCGAGCGTCCGGCAGCGCGTGTCCCGGTCGCTTCCGCCACGAACGGAAGGAGCTGA